A genomic segment from Actinomadura hallensis encodes:
- a CDS encoding DUF4352 domain-containing protein, translating to MRKMTIVGLAAVAVLTAGCELEEDPVAVQPAESGKAAGKEGGEAKGKDVPIKLTAKRAKADRSVLSSGGALSCVKVTVKNQTKKQLDVNPLYFSITDTDDTKHDSSSALGEYEGQIDTTELAPGEKATGLVCAKGKFRPKIVAMTNPLFSEAARAEVAP from the coding sequence ATGCGCAAGATGACCATCGTCGGCCTGGCCGCGGTCGCCGTCCTCACCGCCGGCTGCGAGCTCGAAGAGGACCCGGTCGCCGTCCAGCCCGCCGAGTCCGGCAAGGCGGCGGGCAAGGAGGGCGGCGAGGCCAAGGGCAAGGACGTCCCGATCAAGCTGACCGCCAAGCGCGCGAAGGCGGACCGGAGCGTCCTGAGCAGCGGAGGCGCCCTGTCCTGCGTCAAGGTCACCGTGAAGAACCAGACCAAGAAGCAGCTCGACGTCAACCCGCTCTACTTCTCCATCACCGACACCGACGACACGAAGCACGACAGCAGCTCCGCCCTCGGCGAGTACGAAGGCCAGATCGACACCACCGAACTCGCCCCCGGCGAGAAGGCCACCGGCCTGGTCTGCGCGAAGGGCAAGTTCCGTCCCAAGATCGTCGCCATGACCAACCCCCTCTTCTCCGAGGCCGCCCGCGCCGAGGTGGCCCCCTGA
- a CDS encoding helix-turn-helix domain-containing protein, protein MELRFGTRQSDSPWIDTVWTCTSEQVTEMTSVAGVCWGLVFWEQDGRAYAGITGPDTRAGTAPVPEGATFTGIDFAVGTSLRAVSTRELVGGGVELPDTTRRTFRLDGSRLEIPGPDDAEALVERLVRDGIVVRDPLVAEVLRGHRPAVSTRTVERRFRAVTGLTRGTIQQIERARTAAGLLAAGEPAAGVVDELGYFDEPHLARTLRSYVGRTARQLREGAGGAIGLDLGQRVTS, encoded by the coding sequence GTGGAGTTGCGGTTCGGGACGCGGCAGTCCGACTCCCCGTGGATCGACACCGTTTGGACCTGCACGAGCGAGCAGGTCACGGAGATGACGTCCGTGGCGGGGGTGTGCTGGGGTCTGGTGTTCTGGGAGCAGGACGGCCGGGCGTACGCGGGCATCACCGGTCCCGACACCCGGGCGGGCACGGCGCCGGTGCCGGAGGGCGCGACGTTCACCGGCATCGACTTCGCGGTGGGCACCTCGCTGCGGGCGGTGTCCACGCGGGAGCTGGTCGGCGGCGGCGTCGAGCTTCCCGACACCACGCGGCGGACGTTCCGGCTGGACGGCTCGCGCCTGGAGATACCCGGCCCCGACGACGCCGAGGCGCTGGTCGAGCGGCTCGTCCGGGACGGGATCGTGGTCCGTGACCCGCTGGTCGCCGAGGTGCTGCGGGGCCATAGGCCCGCCGTCTCGACGCGCACGGTCGAACGCCGGTTCCGCGCCGTGACGGGGCTGACGCGGGGCACCATCCAGCAGATCGAGCGGGCCCGGACCGCCGCGGGGCTGCTGGCGGCCGGTGAGCCGGCCGCCGGCGTCGTCGACGAGCTCGGCTACTTCGACGAGCCGCACCTGGCCCGGACGCTGCGCTCCTACGTCGGCCGGACCGCCCGGCAGCTCCGGGAGGGAGCCGGCGGCGCGATCGGCCTCGACCTGGGTCAGCGCGTGACGTCGTAG
- a CDS encoding bifunctional glycosyltransferase family 2 protein/CDP-glycerol:glycerophosphate glycerophosphotransferase — MASEPRVGVVVPIYNVEPYLQECLASIARQSLQDLHVVLVDDGSTDASAELAQRFVDDDPRFQLIRQPNGGLGHARNVGAAEARGEFLAFVDSDDVLPDHALELLVGTLQRTGSDIASGNVQLLTGGELVQSPMHRRPMGTTRLRTHITRDHLLMYDRLAPNKVFRRSFWDEHEFRFPEGVLYEDIPVTLPAHFLASAVDVLSEPVYYWRQRTGEELSITQRRTEIKAVTDRFSAVETVSRFLGSRPEPEVWACKRRYDEVALRSDLRIFLNVLDEADEDFRARFVELARGFLSQADRTALNALPAMMRLKWHLADRGLVPELLEVLQYERRRQRIPVTRRLWRHYAKYPFWRDRRRRIPRRVFRLGEELAVRARLQDVTWRRGKLRITGHAYIDYVGTRFPWSTFKAIGLREIGSGRTRVAFARTRPSRTADDTSRDPKRSHRWSGFSTTIDPKKLRRGGRYVDGTWLVAAGVYGHGVLRRGALAAPPSGSGAHPAWHYVTDDVRVVPLLTRGGTLRLRVETVRARLTGHRTVDGSIELRGAVRGGLPEGAELVVRGRAGTELRRYPVLPDGTADGGYRVRLPLRDLLADASVTEEEPDRRPRIAQNAEPDDAVGLRLDMSLPDEAADPDEAANADEPARLVFDDGAAEGRYTLEGAEFAVHRSRHGYAWLEVRTPRPVITEAAWKPDGVLVLSGDAPSGLPGPAELVLRSGDRNEERAFPMSEADGRFRAELPLSRLVSLGGVLPLPSGRWDVRVRRPGAPSLAVTLDHGMLDRLPVETTVDGRRYEFREQGYDVPVVEVHSDLRPNERGPYRQSRIRLRHYRAPRRLRPLRPAVLYDSYSGKQYSDSPRAIHEELVQRGVDVEHLWVVRDAQVELPETARPVRLWGAEWYEAMARSRYIVTNAHLPEWFVRRPGQVVVQTWHGTPLKRIGFDIEDVQFANPRYLEKVAKEAPNWSYLLSPNAFSTPILRRAFRYEGEIIETGYPRNDVLASPDRELLAERVRERLGLPPGKRAVLYAPTWRDDSYYGPGKYRLDMRLDLERAAAELGDDHVLLIRRHPNVVDTVPEVAGGFVRDVSAYPDIAELFLISDVLVTDYSSLMFDFAVTGRPMLFFTYDLEHYRDELRGFYFDFENEAPGPLLKTSDEVIEALRSIDDVHRTYTAPYERFTQRFCELDDGKAASRVTDRILQSP, encoded by the coding sequence ATGGCGTCCGAGCCACGCGTCGGTGTCGTAGTGCCCATCTACAACGTCGAGCCGTACCTGCAGGAGTGCCTGGCCTCGATAGCCCGGCAGTCGCTGCAGGACTTACACGTTGTGCTGGTGGACGACGGATCGACCGACGCCAGCGCGGAGCTCGCCCAGCGTTTCGTGGACGACGACCCCCGGTTCCAGTTGATCCGTCAACCCAATGGCGGTCTCGGCCATGCACGGAATGTGGGGGCGGCCGAGGCCCGCGGTGAGTTTCTGGCGTTCGTCGACAGCGATGACGTGCTGCCGGACCACGCATTGGAACTCCTGGTCGGAACGTTGCAGCGCACCGGCTCCGACATCGCGTCCGGCAATGTGCAACTGCTGACCGGCGGCGAACTCGTGCAGTCGCCGATGCACCGCCGCCCGATGGGGACGACACGGCTCCGCACCCACATCACCCGCGACCATCTGCTGATGTACGACCGGCTGGCGCCCAACAAGGTGTTCCGCCGCAGCTTCTGGGACGAGCACGAATTCCGGTTCCCCGAAGGGGTCCTGTACGAGGACATCCCGGTGACGCTGCCGGCGCATTTCCTGGCTTCGGCGGTCGACGTGCTGAGCGAGCCGGTCTACTACTGGCGGCAGCGGACCGGGGAAGAGCTGTCCATCACCCAGCGGCGAACCGAGATCAAGGCGGTCACCGACCGTTTCTCGGCGGTGGAGACGGTCAGCCGTTTCCTCGGGTCGCGTCCGGAACCGGAAGTGTGGGCCTGCAAGCGGAGATACGACGAGGTGGCGCTGCGCAGTGACCTGCGGATCTTCCTGAACGTCCTCGACGAGGCCGACGAGGACTTCCGGGCGCGGTTCGTGGAACTGGCGCGGGGATTCCTCTCGCAGGCCGACCGGACGGCGCTGAACGCGCTGCCCGCGATGATGCGCCTGAAATGGCATCTGGCGGACCGCGGGCTCGTCCCGGAACTGCTGGAGGTGCTGCAGTACGAGCGTCGCAGGCAGCGGATCCCGGTGACCCGCCGCCTCTGGCGCCACTACGCGAAATACCCGTTCTGGCGCGATCGTCGGCGGCGCATCCCCCGCCGCGTGTTCCGGCTCGGCGAGGAACTGGCGGTCCGCGCCCGGCTGCAGGACGTGACCTGGCGGCGCGGCAAGCTGCGCATCACCGGACACGCCTACATCGACTACGTCGGCACGCGTTTCCCCTGGTCGACCTTCAAGGCCATCGGCCTGCGGGAGATCGGCAGCGGCCGCACCAGAGTGGCGTTCGCGCGCACCCGGCCGTCCCGGACCGCCGACGACACGTCCCGCGACCCGAAGCGGAGCCACCGGTGGTCGGGGTTCTCGACCACGATCGACCCGAAGAAGCTGCGGCGCGGGGGCCGGTACGTCGACGGGACGTGGCTGGTCGCGGCCGGGGTGTACGGCCACGGGGTGCTGCGGCGCGGCGCGCTCGCGGCGCCGCCCTCCGGCTCCGGCGCCCACCCCGCCTGGCACTACGTCACCGATGACGTGCGCGTCGTCCCGCTGCTGACCCGCGGCGGCACACTGCGGCTCCGGGTGGAGACGGTGCGCGCGCGCCTCACCGGTCACCGGACGGTGGACGGCTCCATCGAGCTCCGGGGCGCCGTCCGCGGCGGCCTGCCGGAGGGAGCCGAGCTGGTGGTGCGCGGACGCGCCGGAACCGAGCTCCGCCGCTACCCGGTGCTCCCCGACGGGACGGCCGACGGCGGGTACCGCGTCCGGCTCCCGCTGCGCGACCTGCTCGCGGACGCGTCCGTCACCGAGGAGGAGCCGGACCGCCGGCCGAGAATCGCGCAGAACGCCGAACCCGACGACGCGGTCGGCCTGCGCCTCGACATGAGCCTGCCGGACGAAGCCGCAGACCCGGACGAAGCCGCGAATGCGGACGAACCCGCCCGGCTGGTGTTCGACGACGGCGCCGCCGAAGGGCGCTACACCCTGGAGGGCGCGGAGTTCGCCGTCCACCGCTCCCGCCACGGCTATGCCTGGCTGGAGGTCCGCACCCCGCGGCCCGTGATCACGGAGGCGGCGTGGAAGCCCGACGGGGTGCTGGTCCTGTCCGGGGACGCGCCGTCCGGCCTGCCGGGGCCGGCGGAGCTGGTGCTGCGCAGCGGCGACCGGAACGAGGAGCGCGCCTTCCCGATGTCCGAGGCGGACGGCCGGTTCCGCGCCGAGCTGCCGCTGAGCCGGCTGGTCTCGCTCGGCGGCGTCCTGCCGCTGCCGTCCGGCAGATGGGACGTGCGCGTCCGGCGGCCCGGGGCCCCGAGCCTGGCCGTGACGCTCGACCACGGAATGCTCGACCGGCTGCCGGTCGAGACGACGGTGGACGGCCGGCGCTACGAGTTCCGCGAACAGGGCTACGACGTCCCGGTGGTGGAGGTCCACTCCGACCTGCGGCCGAACGAGCGCGGCCCGTACCGCCAGTCGCGGATCCGCCTCCGGCACTACCGCGCGCCGCGCCGCCTGCGCCCCCTGCGTCCGGCGGTGCTGTACGACAGCTACTCGGGCAAGCAGTACTCCGACAGCCCCCGCGCCATCCACGAGGAACTCGTGCAGCGCGGAGTGGACGTCGAACATCTGTGGGTCGTGCGGGACGCGCAGGTGGAGCTGCCGGAGACCGCGCGTCCGGTACGGCTGTGGGGCGCCGAGTGGTACGAGGCCATGGCCCGCAGCCGCTACATCGTCACCAACGCGCACCTGCCCGAGTGGTTCGTCCGCCGTCCGGGGCAGGTCGTCGTCCAGACCTGGCACGGCACACCGCTCAAGCGCATCGGCTTCGACATCGAGGACGTGCAGTTCGCCAACCCCCGCTACCTGGAGAAGGTGGCCAAGGAGGCGCCGAACTGGAGCTATCTGCTCTCCCCGAACGCCTTCAGCACGCCGATCCTGCGCCGGGCGTTCCGCTACGAGGGCGAAATCATCGAAACCGGGTATCCCCGCAATGACGTGCTCGCCTCCCCAGACCGGGAACTGCTCGCCGAACGGGTACGGGAACGGCTCGGCCTGCCACCGGGCAAACGCGCCGTCCTGTACGCGCCGACCTGGCGTGACGACAGCTACTACGGCCCCGGCAAGTACCGGCTCGACATGCGCCTGGACCTGGAGCGGGCGGCGGCCGAACTCGGGGACGACCACGTGCTCCTCATCCGGCGGCACCCCAATGTCGTGGACACCGTCCCAGAGGTGGCGGGCGGGTTCGTCCGGGACGTGTCGGCGTACCCCGACATCGCCGAACTTTTCCTGATCTCGGACGTCCTGGTCACGGACTACTCGTCGCTCATGTTCGACTTCGCGGTCACCGGCCGTCCCATGCTGTTCTTCACCTACGACCTGGAGCACTACCGGGACGAGCTGCGCGGCTTCTACTTCGACTTCGAGAACGAGGCGCCCGGCCCGCTGCTGAAGACGTCCGACGAGGTGATCGAGGCCCTCCGCTCGATCGACGACGTCCACCGCACCTACACCGCCCCCTACGAACGGTTCACCCAACGCTTCTGCGAACTGGACGACGGCAAAGCCGCCAGCCGAGTAACAGACCGAATCCTCCAATCCCCCTAA
- a CDS encoding exonuclease domain-containing protein yields the protein MTSWVAIDFETANSLRGSPCSVGLAKVKEGQIVEEWSTLIRPPAGHDHFDGYNVRLHGITADDVRDAPEWPEALERILQFAGGTPFVAHHAAFDMAVLADACDASGLPVPDLRFACTRVVAQRTWTGLLAYKLPVLTDALGIELERHHDAAADARAAAHVMLAALKRQGTAALDDLLAAHKIQMGSYSGGVRRGCRYRGAPPRKPHPEVNRDADPDNPFYGLTVCFTGSPHGMKKDEAAARIAALGARTVRDVTKAVDLLVVGHVHPNLLAPGAKKTGKLAKAERLRDSGHDITVIDAEEFSELLAVAEG from the coding sequence ATGACGAGTTGGGTGGCGATCGACTTCGAGACGGCGAACTCCCTGCGGGGAAGCCCGTGCTCGGTCGGACTGGCGAAGGTGAAGGAGGGACAGATCGTCGAGGAGTGGTCGACGCTCATCAGGCCGCCGGCCGGACACGACCACTTCGACGGCTACAACGTCCGCCTTCACGGCATCACGGCGGACGACGTCAGGGACGCCCCCGAATGGCCGGAAGCACTGGAGCGCATCCTTCAGTTCGCCGGCGGCACGCCCTTCGTGGCGCACCACGCGGCCTTCGACATGGCGGTCCTCGCCGACGCGTGCGACGCGAGCGGCCTTCCCGTCCCGGACCTCCGCTTCGCCTGCACGCGCGTCGTCGCACAGCGGACCTGGACCGGCCTGCTCGCCTACAAGCTCCCGGTGCTCACCGACGCCCTGGGCATCGAGCTTGAACGGCACCACGACGCCGCCGCCGACGCGCGGGCGGCCGCCCACGTGATGCTCGCCGCGCTGAAACGGCAGGGAACCGCCGCCCTGGACGACCTGCTGGCCGCCCACAAGATCCAGATGGGCTCGTACAGCGGCGGTGTCCGCCGGGGCTGCCGCTACAGGGGAGCCCCGCCGCGCAAGCCGCACCCGGAAGTCAACCGCGACGCCGACCCGGACAACCCCTTCTACGGACTCACGGTCTGCTTCACCGGCTCACCGCACGGCATGAAGAAGGACGAGGCCGCGGCCCGGATCGCCGCTCTCGGAGCCCGGACCGTTCGCGACGTCACCAAGGCCGTCGACCTGCTGGTCGTCGGTCACGTCCACCCGAACCTGCTCGCCCCCGGGGCGAAGAAGACCGGCAAGCTCGCGAAGGCCGAGCGGCTCCGCGACTCCGGTCACGACATCACCGTGATCGACGCCGAGGAGTTCTCCGAGCTCCTCGCGGTGGCCGAGGGCTGA
- a CDS encoding ArsA family ATPase codes for MLLDLVAPRKVVFVGGKGGVGKTSIAAALALGRARAGARVLLVSTDPAHNLGHLWDRPVGDKPVRLVDLDAGDGTAGFVDGLEVDPERTVEQHLAAVARTMRRLLPERMHAAAARHLELARQAPGTHESAVLERIAEAVELGEDEYDLVVFDTAPSGHTLRLLTLPEQLTAWTETLLASRDRSDRFGAALRGLGGGGEEIDRDAELRRILVRRRDRFSRLRDVVTDPARTGFVVVLTAERLPIAETMEVYEKLVDLGVDVTALVANRRSPADAGELLAERREQEDEHLVRLRRRIPDVPLLDVPLLPGDLAGTKALTALTDHLGPSSPAERGG; via the coding sequence GTGCTGCTAGACCTCGTCGCCCCGCGCAAAGTCGTCTTCGTCGGCGGCAAGGGCGGGGTCGGCAAGACGTCCATCGCCGCGGCGCTCGCCCTGGGCCGAGCCAGGGCGGGCGCCCGCGTGCTGCTCGTCTCCACCGACCCCGCCCACAACCTCGGCCACCTTTGGGACCGCCCGGTGGGCGACAAGCCCGTGCGACTCGTCGACCTCGACGCGGGGGACGGGACGGCGGGATTCGTCGACGGGCTTGAGGTCGACCCAGAGCGCACGGTCGAGCAGCACCTCGCCGCGGTCGCCAGGACGATGCGTCGCCTGCTTCCCGAGCGGATGCACGCGGCGGCCGCCCGGCACCTGGAGCTGGCCCGGCAGGCGCCCGGCACCCACGAGTCGGCGGTGCTGGAGCGGATCGCCGAGGCGGTGGAACTCGGGGAGGACGAATACGACCTGGTCGTCTTCGACACCGCCCCGTCCGGCCACACGCTGCGGCTGCTCACGCTGCCCGAGCAGCTCACCGCCTGGACGGAGACCCTGCTCGCCAGCCGCGACCGGTCGGACCGGTTCGGCGCGGCGCTGCGGGGGCTCGGCGGCGGCGGAGAGGAGATCGACCGGGACGCCGAGCTGCGCCGGATCCTCGTACGCCGGCGCGACCGCTTCTCCCGGCTGCGCGACGTGGTGACGGACCCGGCGCGGACCGGGTTCGTGGTCGTGCTGACCGCCGAACGGCTCCCGATCGCCGAGACCATGGAGGTGTACGAGAAGCTCGTCGATCTCGGCGTCGACGTGACCGCGCTCGTCGCCAACCGCCGGTCCCCGGCGGACGCCGGTGAGCTGCTCGCCGAGCGCCGCGAGCAGGAGGACGAGCACCTCGTCCGGCTACGGCGGCGGATCCCGGACGTCCCGCTGCTCGACGTGCCGCTGCTCCCGGGAGACCTGGCGGGCACGAAGGCGCTCACCGCCCTGACCGATCACCTCGGCCCCTCGTCTCCGGCAGAGCGGGGTGGGTGA
- a CDS encoding dihydrofolate reductase family protein, with product MRKLVYTGFMSLDGVVDSPGGGPGEEHRSGGWVFKDLEFVPEAWSLKEEELADTTALMFGRRSYEAFAKTWPESEDHASYKELPKYVVSSTLPEDALVDGWGPTTILRSTKDVAALKEGDGGAVFIHGSAELARRLSDEGLIDQYNLLVFPVLLGAGKSLFGRADRDKQMLRLRESESYSNGILKLVYDVTR from the coding sequence ATGCGCAAGCTGGTCTACACCGGTTTCATGTCACTCGACGGCGTCGTGGACTCCCCCGGCGGCGGGCCGGGAGAGGAGCACCGCAGCGGCGGCTGGGTGTTCAAGGACCTCGAGTTCGTCCCGGAGGCCTGGTCCCTCAAGGAGGAGGAACTCGCCGACACGACGGCGTTGATGTTCGGCCGCCGCAGCTACGAGGCGTTCGCGAAGACCTGGCCCGAGTCGGAGGACCACGCCTCCTACAAGGAGCTCCCCAAGTACGTGGTGTCGAGCACGCTGCCCGAGGACGCCCTTGTCGACGGGTGGGGGCCGACGACGATCCTGCGTTCGACCAAGGACGTCGCCGCGCTCAAGGAGGGCGACGGCGGCGCGGTCTTCATCCACGGGAGCGCGGAGCTGGCCCGGCGGCTGTCGGACGAGGGCCTGATCGACCAGTACAACCTGCTCGTCTTCCCCGTGCTGCTCGGCGCCGGGAAGAGCCTGTTCGGGCGGGCCGACCGCGACAAGCAGATGCTGCGGCTCCGCGAGTCGGAGAGCTACTCGAACGGGATCCTGAAGCTGGTCTACGACGTCACGCGCTGA
- a CDS encoding AAA family ATPase, protein MLRERLRHVHWIGGGSGAGKSTVARRLAARYGMRVYSTDEVMADHAGRSTPETAPYLSAFKTMDMDERWVNRSPETMLETFHWFRGEGFDLILEDLLRLPADTGVIAEGFRLLPRLVGPLLAEPRRAVWLLPTPEFRRAAFETRGWDIPLRTSDPDLARRNLLERDRMFTDRLRKETELLGLPTVEITTAMSEDESTERVRRAFGF, encoded by the coding sequence ATGCTTCGGGAACGGCTGCGGCACGTCCACTGGATCGGCGGGGGCAGCGGCGCGGGCAAGTCGACCGTCGCCCGGCGCCTCGCGGCCCGGTACGGCATGCGCGTGTACTCGACCGACGAGGTGATGGCCGACCACGCCGGCCGCAGCACGCCGGAAACCGCCCCGTACCTGAGCGCCTTCAAGACCATGGACATGGATGAGCGCTGGGTGAACCGGTCGCCGGAGACGATGCTGGAGACCTTTCACTGGTTCCGCGGCGAAGGCTTCGACCTGATCCTGGAGGACCTGCTGCGCCTGCCGGCGGACACCGGTGTGATCGCCGAGGGCTTCCGGCTGCTTCCCCGCCTGGTCGGACCGTTGCTCGCCGAACCCCGCCGCGCGGTCTGGCTGCTGCCGACACCCGAATTCCGCCGGGCGGCGTTCGAAACCCGCGGGTGGGACATCCCCCTCCGGACGAGCGATCCCGACCTGGCCCGCCGCAATCTGCTCGAGCGCGACCGGATGTTCACCGACCGCCTCCGCAAGGAGACCGAACTCCTCGGACTGCCGACCGTCGAAATCACCACGGCGATGAGCGAGGACGAGTCGACCGAGCGCGTCAGGCGGGCATTCGGGTTCTGA
- a CDS encoding DsbA family oxidoreductase produces the protein MRGDSGYYSIIDYTVDGHETQRERSAEERVVSRGRSLRADVYFDVLCPWSFIAKRRLETALSLLPDRVEVVWRSVELAPGNRRTPGPTAAEEMTGWTGDRAAARIDLIRRLGAAEGLVLDLHRARPVDTFDAHRVLHLAAARGKTDEMLELLLAAYHTDGLNVADPLVLERLGTMAGLDAGEVAALLAGDAYADAVRADEASAAARGVTGVPSLVIGARPPVSAVQPAEDLARLLTPDLADAAPG, from the coding sequence GTGAGAGGGGATTCCGGCTACTACTCGATCATCGACTACACCGTGGACGGGCACGAGACGCAGCGGGAACGGTCCGCGGAGGAGCGAGTCGTGAGCCGCGGCAGGTCGCTGCGGGCCGACGTCTACTTCGACGTGCTGTGCCCGTGGAGCTTCATCGCGAAGCGGCGTCTGGAGACGGCCCTGTCGCTGCTCCCCGATCGGGTGGAGGTCGTGTGGCGCAGCGTCGAGCTGGCTCCCGGGAACCGGAGGACGCCGGGCCCGACGGCGGCCGAGGAGATGACCGGCTGGACGGGGGACCGGGCGGCCGCCCGCATCGACCTGATCCGGCGTCTCGGTGCGGCCGAGGGACTGGTGCTCGACCTGCACAGGGCCCGGCCGGTCGACACCTTCGACGCGCACCGGGTCCTCCACCTGGCGGCGGCGCGCGGCAAGACCGATGAAATGCTGGAGCTCCTGCTGGCCGCCTACCACACCGACGGGCTGAACGTCGCCGACCCGCTCGTCCTCGAACGCCTGGGGACGATGGCAGGGCTGGACGCCGGCGAGGTCGCGGCGCTGCTGGCCGGAGACGCCTACGCCGACGCGGTCAGGGCCGACGAGGCGAGCGCCGCCGCACGCGGCGTCACCGGCGTCCCCTCCCTGGTGATCGGCGCCCGTCCACCGGTCTCGGCCGTCCAGCCCGCCGAAGACCTGGCCCGCCTACTGACCCCCGACCTGGCCGACGCCGCACCCGGCTGA
- a CDS encoding DNA glycosylase AlkZ-like family protein, which translates to MAVAQPAPRPAPCRVSGRGRTFWHAPGEAPDGPQEPAGHLLQILDETYRGYQDSRWVLDAAGDVPRTRESATGMALVDGQLVASVKRTLGRGRVRFDLRPYRALTPAQTEALGQAAGRYGEYLQLKAEISLP; encoded by the coding sequence CTGGCGGTTGCGCAGCCAGCACCTCGTCCGGCCCCATGCCGGGTCAGCGGCCGAGGACGCACCTTCTGGCACGCCCCCGGCGAAGCCCCCGACGGGCCGCAGGAGCCCGCGGGCCATCTTCTGCAGATCCTCGACGAGACCTACCGCGGCTACCAGGACTCCCGCTGGGTGCTGGACGCCGCCGGCGACGTGCCGCGCACCCGGGAGTCCGCGACCGGAATGGCCCTGGTCGACGGGCAACTGGTCGCCTCCGTGAAGCGCACCCTCGGCCGCGGCCGTGTGCGCTTCGACCTACGGCCTTACCGAGCCCTGACGCCCGCACAAACCGAGGCTCTGGGCCAGGCCGCCGGACGGTACGGCGAGTACCTGCAGCTCAAGGCAGAAATCAGCCTGCCGTAA
- a CDS encoding cory-CC-star protein → MTSRWASFRAGLEEFYAGPYRRTFARARREEDDFFRMVVLAEALGVPDPAAYYTAELMPALYEDFHAWHRRMGMDRSPLEHVGCC, encoded by the coding sequence GTGACGTCCCGCTGGGCCTCGTTCCGGGCCGGGCTGGAGGAGTTCTACGCCGGTCCCTACCGGCGTACCTTCGCCCGTGCCCGGCGCGAGGAGGACGACTTCTTCCGGATGGTCGTCCTCGCGGAGGCGCTGGGCGTGCCCGACCCGGCGGCGTACTACACCGCCGAGTTGATGCCCGCCCTGTACGAGGACTTCCATGCCTGGCACCGGCGGATGGGCATGGACCGTTCGCCACTGGAGCATGTCGGGTGCTGCTAG